Proteins encoded together in one Anaerotignum propionicum DSM 1682 window:
- a CDS encoding Crp/Fnr family transcriptional regulator: MDTLFLSNTNLFRGTTPEEIASMLDCLMAEEKSFKKDEVIYRTGDVIHKIGMVITGSVSIENDDIWGNKSILDKIGSGQVFAETYACAPGEPLMVSVVAAENTVVLFLDVTKTLQPCSSACGHHGKLIRNLLTISSQKNLILSRRIFHTSAKSIRGRLLSYLSYQATREGNREFDIPFNRQQLADYLSVDRSALSNELSKMQQEGLITVHKNHFCIMSDLD; the protein is encoded by the coding sequence ATGGATACTTTATTTTTATCAAATACAAATTTATTTCGGGGTACCACCCCGGAGGAAATCGCATCCATGCTGGATTGCCTTATGGCGGAAGAAAAAAGCTTTAAAAAAGATGAAGTGATTTACCGTACAGGTGATGTTATTCATAAAATTGGCATGGTAATAACGGGAAGTGTTTCAATTGAGAATGACGATATTTGGGGAAATAAAAGCATTTTAGATAAGATTGGTTCAGGTCAGGTTTTTGCCGAAACCTATGCCTGCGCTCCTGGTGAACCCCTGATGGTAAGTGTAGTGGCGGCAGAAAATACGGTGGTCTTGTTTCTGGATGTAACGAAGACCTTGCAGCCATGTTCTTCTGCCTGTGGGCATCATGGGAAGTTGATTCGCAACTTACTGACAATCTCTTCCCAGAAAAACTTAATTCTTTCCCGCCGTATTTTTCATACTTCTGCAAAGTCCATTCGTGGTCGGCTGCTTTCTTATCTATCTTACCAAGCCACACGGGAGGGAAATCGTGAATTTGATATCCCTTTTAACCGACAGCAACTTGCCGATTATTTGAGTGTAGACCGCAGCGCCCTTTCCAATGAGCTGAGTAAAATGCAACAAGAAGGATTGATTACGGTGCATAAAAATCATTTTTGTATCATGTCTGATCTGGATTGA
- the hcp gene encoding hydroxylamine reductase, whose product MENKMFCYQCQETAGCTGCTQVGVCGKKPDVAAMQDLLIYVTKGLSAVTTALRAEGAEVSKAINHLITLNLFTTITNANFDKEAITARIRATLDTKKELLAQVKNKEALPEAAIWEGDEAEFDAKAAVVGVLSTENEDVRSLRELITYGLKGLSAYSKHANVLLQEDGEVDAFLQRALSATLDDSLSADELVALTLETGKYGVSGMALLDKANTEAYGNPEITKVNIGVGTRPGILVSGHDLLDLEMLLKQTQGTGVDVYTHSEMLPAHYYPAFKKYPNFVGNYGNAWWKQKEEFESFNGPILMTTNCIVPPKDSYIDRLYTTGAAGYPGCKHISGAIGEEKDFSAIIEHAKQCASPVEIETGEIIGGFAHNQVLALADQVVGAVKSGAIKKFVVMAGCDGRAKSRNYYTDFAKALPKDAVILTAGCAKYKYNKLDLGDIGGIPRVLDAGQCNDSYSLAVIALKLKEVFGLDDINDLPIVYNIAWYEQKAVIVLLALLHLGVKNIHLGPTLPAFLSPNVAKVLVENFGIAGIGTVEDDLKLFFGDEVASPAVTGDMIMGDILRKYPETASALMECGMHCLGCPSSQMESLADACMVHGLNVEDVLKSVNDKING is encoded by the coding sequence ATGGAAAATAAAATGTTTTGTTATCAATGTCAAGAAACAGCAGGTTGCACAGGATGTACCCAAGTAGGCGTATGTGGTAAAAAGCCTGATGTTGCAGCTATGCAGGATTTGTTGATTTATGTTACCAAGGGCTTGTCTGCTGTTACAACTGCATTACGTGCTGAAGGAGCAGAGGTTTCCAAGGCAATCAATCACTTAATTACTTTGAATCTTTTTACAACAATCACAAACGCCAATTTTGATAAAGAAGCTATCACAGCCCGCATTCGTGCCACTTTGGACACAAAAAAGGAATTGCTTGCCCAAGTAAAAAACAAAGAAGCATTGCCCGAAGCGGCAATCTGGGAAGGTGATGAGGCTGAATTTGATGCCAAAGCCGCAGTAGTAGGCGTACTTTCTACAGAAAATGAAGATGTTCGTTCTTTGCGAGAACTGATTACCTATGGTTTAAAAGGTCTTTCCGCCTACTCAAAGCATGCAAATGTTTTGCTTCAAGAGGATGGCGAAGTAGATGCATTTTTACAGCGTGCGCTTTCTGCTACTTTGGATGACAGCCTTTCCGCTGACGAGTTGGTGGCACTGACATTGGAAACCGGTAAGTACGGCGTTTCCGGTATGGCTTTGTTGGATAAAGCAAATACTGAAGCTTATGGTAATCCTGAAATTACAAAAGTAAATATTGGTGTTGGAACTCGCCCAGGCATTTTGGTTTCCGGGCACGACTTATTGGATTTGGAAATGTTGTTGAAGCAAACACAAGGAACCGGCGTTGATGTGTATACCCACTCTGAAATGTTACCTGCACACTACTATCCTGCTTTCAAAAAGTATCCTAATTTTGTGGGCAACTACGGAAATGCATGGTGGAAACAGAAAGAAGAATTTGAATCCTTCAATGGTCCTATTCTTATGACAACAAACTGTATTGTACCTCCGAAGGATAGCTATATAGATCGCCTGTATACAACGGGAGCGGCAGGTTACCCAGGTTGCAAGCATATTTCTGGCGCAATTGGGGAGGAAAAAGATTTCTCTGCAATTATCGAACATGCAAAACAGTGTGCATCTCCTGTAGAAATTGAAACGGGAGAAATCATCGGCGGCTTTGCCCACAATCAAGTATTAGCACTTGCTGACCAAGTGGTTGGGGCTGTGAAATCAGGTGCAATTAAGAAGTTTGTTGTTATGGCAGGTTGTGATGGTCGTGCAAAAAGCCGTAATTATTATACTGATTTCGCTAAGGCTTTACCAAAAGATGCAGTGATCCTCACCGCAGGTTGCGCAAAATATAAATATAATAAATTGGATTTGGGTGATATCGGTGGTATCCCAAGGGTATTGGATGCGGGACAGTGTAACGATTCTTACTCCTTGGCAGTCATTGCTCTAAAACTGAAAGAAGTATTCGGACTTGATGACATCAACGATTTGCCTATCGTATATAACATTGCTTGGTATGAGCAAAAAGCAGTTATTGTACTTCTGGCTTTGTTACACTTAGGTGTAAAGAATATTCATTTAGGGCCAACACTTCCTGCTTTCCTTAGCCCAAATGTAGCAAAGGTACTGGTGGAGAATTTTGGAATTGCAGGTATTGGTACAGTTGAGGATGACTTAAAGTTGTTCTTCGGTGATGAAGTTGCAAGCCCCGCTGTTACAGGTGACATGATTATGGGAGATATTTTACGCAAATATCCTGAAACCGCCTCTGCATTGATGGAGTGTGGCATGCATTGTCTGGGTTGTCCTTCTTCTCAGATGGAGTCTTTGGCAGATGCATGTATGGTTCATGGATTAAATGTTGAAGATGTATTAAAATCTGTTAATGATAAAATAAACGGGTAA
- a CDS encoding hemerythrin domain-containing protein produces the protein MDSIELMVMEHENILSLVSVIRNACCGVLEGAPVEVNDFRDMITFARTYADKHHHGKEEQILFREMMERLGPAAVKLIQHGMYVEHDMGRFHLGELESALARYEVDKKTFDKLEILVNAAAWADLLQRHIDKENNVVYTFARRSLAEDVLQSINSEVEQFEGQAVKDSVQETALSLLKKLTDKYC, from the coding sequence ATGGACTCAATTGAATTAATGGTGATGGAACACGAAAATATTCTTTCTCTTGTATCGGTAATTCGCAATGCATGCTGTGGTGTGTTAGAGGGTGCTCCTGTGGAAGTGAATGATTTTCGAGATATGATTACCTTTGCACGAACTTATGCAGACAAACATCATCACGGAAAAGAGGAACAAATTTTATTCCGTGAGATGATGGAACGGTTGGGGCCTGCTGCTGTTAAGCTGATTCAACATGGCATGTATGTTGAGCATGATATGGGACGTTTTCATTTGGGTGAGCTTGAAAGTGCATTAGCCCGCTATGAAGTTGACAAAAAAACATTTGACAAGCTGGAAATTTTGGTAAATGCTGCTGCTTGGGCGGACTTATTACAGCGCCATATCGATAAAGAGAATAATGTTGTTTATACCTTTGCCCGCCGTAGTCTAGCTGAGGATGTTTTGCAGAGCATAAACAGTGAAGTGGAGCAATTTGAAGGACAGGCGGTAAAAGATAGTGTTCAGGAAACTGCTTTGAGCCTGCTGAAAAAGCTTACGGATAAATATTGTTAA